In bacterium YEK0313, one genomic interval encodes:
- the kdhB_2 gene encoding 6-hydroxypseudooxynicotine dehydrogenase complex subunit beta, with the protein MESSCPTARIAFLVNGETVAVTADVRRTLLDLLREDLLLTGTKKGCDHGQCGACTVHVDGQRVLSCLTLAASVHGKTVATIEGVGRPDQLHALQEAFIRHDALQCGYCTAGQIMSALEVIADATVTTRDQVREQMSGNLCRCGAYNGIVDAIMDVKAQMDVKTHAAL; encoded by the coding sequence ATGGAGAGCTCCTGCCCGACCGCCCGGATCGCCTTCCTCGTGAACGGCGAGACCGTCGCCGTCACCGCCGATGTCAGGCGGACATTGCTGGACCTGCTGCGCGAGGACCTTCTGCTGACCGGCACGAAGAAGGGCTGCGACCACGGCCAGTGCGGCGCCTGCACCGTGCATGTGGACGGCCAGCGGGTTCTGTCCTGCCTCACGCTCGCCGCTTCGGTGCACGGCAAGACCGTCGCTACCATTGAAGGCGTCGGCCGTCCGGACCAGCTCCACGCGCTGCAGGAGGCCTTCATCCGTCACGATGCACTGCAGTGCGGCTATTGCACGGCCGGCCAGATCATGTCGGCCCTGGAGGTCATCGCCGACGCGACCGTCACGACCCGCGACCAGGTGCGCGAGCAGATGAGCGGCAATCTGTGCCGCTGCGGCGCCTATAACGGCATTGTCGACGCCATCATGGATGTGAAGGCCCAGATGGATGTGAAAACCCATGCAGCCCTTTGA
- the hcrB_3 gene encoding 4-hydroxybenzoyl-CoA reductase subunit beta, with translation MQPFEFQRASSLAEALDLLARPNARALAGGTTLIDLMKLGVEAPATVIDIGGLPLDEVTLADGRLRLGGLASNSKVARDAIVRAQFPAISEAILAGASGQIRNAASMGGNLLQRTRCAFFRSHDWPCNKRAPGTGCPARDGANAHHAVLGTSDHCLAVHPSDLAVALLALDAVVALQSNAGTRRISLASLYRLPGSTPDIETVVAAGELITHIDVPQTELAARSVYLKLRGRASYEFASASVAAAVRCEDGRVAEIAVALGGLGTVPWRDRSAEALLIGESLTDAAIDRFCTALLAPARPTEANAYKLDLARGAVRRALMRSASC, from the coding sequence ATGCAGCCCTTTGAGTTCCAGCGCGCCTCGTCGCTCGCCGAGGCGCTCGATCTGCTGGCACGACCGAACGCCCGCGCGCTCGCCGGCGGGACCACGCTCATCGACCTGATGAAACTGGGGGTCGAAGCTCCCGCCACCGTGATCGACATCGGCGGGCTGCCTCTCGACGAGGTCACACTCGCCGACGGCCGGCTGCGGCTGGGCGGGCTGGCCAGCAACAGCAAGGTGGCGAGGGATGCCATCGTGCGCGCGCAGTTCCCCGCCATTTCCGAAGCGATCCTGGCCGGCGCCTCGGGCCAGATCCGCAATGCGGCGTCGATGGGCGGCAACCTGCTGCAGCGGACCCGCTGCGCGTTCTTCCGGTCCCACGACTGGCCCTGCAACAAGCGCGCACCCGGCACGGGCTGCCCCGCACGCGACGGCGCCAATGCGCACCATGCCGTTCTCGGCACAAGCGATCACTGCCTGGCGGTCCATCCATCCGACCTGGCGGTGGCGCTTCTGGCGCTCGACGCGGTCGTCGCCCTGCAGTCGAACGCGGGCACGCGGCGCATTTCCCTTGCCAGCCTCTACCGCCTGCCCGGCTCGACGCCGGACATCGAGACGGTCGTGGCGGCCGGCGAGCTCATCACCCATATCGACGTGCCCCAGACGGAATTGGCGGCGCGCTCGGTCTATCTGAAGCTGCGTGGCCGTGCATCGTACGAATTCGCCAGCGCTTCGGTCGCCGCCGCCGTGCGCTGCGAGGACGGTCGCGTGGCGGAGATTGCGGTTGCCCTCGGCGGGCTCGGGACCGTGCCCTGGCGCGACCGGTCGGCGGAGGCGCTGCTGATCGGCGAGAGCCTCACCGACGCGGCCATCGACCGGTTCTGCACCGCGCTGCTCGCGCCGGCCCGGCCGACCGAAGCCAATGCCTACAAGCTGGATCTGGCGCGCGGCGCCGTCCGCCGGGCCCTGATGCGGAGCGCGTCATGCTGA
- the xdhA_3 gene encoding Xanthine dehydrogenase molybdenum-binding subunit, which produces MLKQIGSPRSRIDGSAKVTGHAAYAADRRAADQLYALAVRSPVAAGIMTGIDTAAARAAPGVVAVYTHENAAALLDWTPDPDVFALSGEALGRTALAAAEPEAPPAYLPLAGPDIVFAGQWIAVVVAETLEAARQATLCIRPGIDAAPASVHPRPDDDRFLDPGFFFAADMQVERGTWPSGAAETAICETYRTPMQLHHPMEPSATVAHWDGDAVTVHDSTQGTMAARDYIARSLKVPAEKVRVVAAYVGGGFGGKNQMWPHQALAAHIARALKRPVRLQLTRADMAVASGHRSGTEQRIALRSDRDGALSALRHVSYVPTSMRGNFFEPCGLNTLILYDTPVLEVRHHVARKNIPSPTPFRAPGETPGSFAMECAMDELAFRLRMNPLELRRRNFAAEDPCHRRPWSSNQLLECYRRGGEAFGWPAGFVPPRTLRDGDALVGYGMATTAYPAPALPATVRLRLDVAGSLSVETSATDIGTGMYTILAQTVADALDHPFDDIVVRLGDTSLPLAPTAGRSKSTASLLPAAARACTELRARLEELARRHASSPSSNRSPSAILEAAGRDELVVEGSSAGMTGAKERSYYSFGAHFVEVRVDEAIGRIRVSRIVSALDCGRIINPKTAASQIKGGIIFGLGMALMEAAEFHPTHHRIVGDNLADYAVPVNADVPDIDVIFLDTPDDAFNEFGARGLGEIGVPGMAAAIANAAFHATGRRFRSLPITPAAIVGARPG; this is translated from the coding sequence ATGCTGAAGCAGATCGGCTCGCCGCGCAGCAGGATCGACGGCAGCGCCAAGGTGACGGGCCACGCGGCCTATGCGGCCGACCGCAGGGCCGCGGACCAGCTCTATGCCCTCGCCGTGCGCAGTCCTGTCGCCGCCGGGATCATGACCGGGATCGACACGGCCGCCGCGCGCGCGGCGCCCGGCGTCGTCGCCGTCTACACCCACGAGAACGCCGCCGCCCTGCTCGACTGGACGCCGGACCCGGACGTCTTCGCCCTCAGCGGCGAGGCGCTGGGACGCACCGCCCTCGCCGCGGCGGAACCGGAAGCCCCTCCCGCCTACCTTCCCCTCGCCGGGCCGGACATCGTCTTCGCCGGACAATGGATCGCCGTGGTCGTCGCCGAGACGCTCGAAGCGGCACGGCAGGCCACGCTCTGCATTCGGCCTGGGATCGACGCGGCGCCCGCCTCCGTGCATCCCCGCCCGGACGACGACCGGTTTCTCGACCCCGGCTTCTTCTTCGCGGCCGACATGCAGGTCGAGCGCGGCACCTGGCCGTCCGGCGCGGCCGAGACCGCCATTTGCGAGACCTACCGCACGCCGATGCAGTTGCATCACCCGATGGAGCCCTCGGCGACGGTCGCCCACTGGGACGGCGATGCCGTGACCGTCCATGATTCCACCCAGGGCACGATGGCAGCGCGCGACTATATCGCGCGATCGCTGAAGGTGCCCGCGGAAAAGGTCAGGGTCGTCGCGGCCTATGTCGGCGGCGGCTTCGGCGGCAAGAACCAGATGTGGCCGCACCAGGCGCTCGCAGCCCATATCGCCCGCGCGCTGAAGCGGCCGGTCCGCCTCCAGCTGACCCGGGCGGACATGGCCGTCGCCTCCGGCCATCGCTCCGGGACCGAGCAGCGGATCGCGCTGCGGAGCGACCGCGACGGCGCGCTCTCCGCGCTGCGGCACGTCTCCTATGTGCCGACCTCCATGCGCGGCAACTTCTTCGAGCCTTGCGGCCTCAACACGCTCATCCTCTATGACACGCCCGTGCTCGAGGTGCGGCACCACGTGGCGCGCAAGAACATTCCAAGCCCGACGCCGTTCCGCGCGCCGGGCGAGACGCCCGGCTCCTTCGCCATGGAATGCGCGATGGATGAGCTGGCCTTCCGGCTGCGCATGAACCCGCTCGAGCTGAGGCGGCGGAACTTTGCGGCCGAGGATCCCTGCCATCGGCGCCCATGGTCCTCGAACCAGTTGCTCGAATGCTATCGCCGCGGCGGCGAGGCCTTCGGCTGGCCCGCCGGCTTTGTGCCGCCACGGACCCTGCGCGACGGCGACGCGCTGGTCGGCTACGGCATGGCGACGACCGCCTATCCCGCACCGGCCCTGCCGGCGACCGTGAGGCTGAGGCTGGACGTTGCGGGGTCCCTGTCCGTCGAGACTTCGGCGACCGACATCGGAACGGGAATGTATACGATCCTGGCCCAGACGGTCGCCGACGCGCTGGACCATCCCTTCGACGATATCGTGGTGCGCCTCGGCGACACGAGCCTGCCGCTCGCCCCGACGGCCGGCCGTTCGAAGTCGACGGCCAGCCTCCTTCCCGCCGCGGCCCGGGCCTGCACGGAGCTGAGGGCGCGATTGGAGGAACTGGCGCGCCGGCACGCTTCTTCCCCCTCGTCGAATCGGTCCCCCAGCGCGATCCTGGAGGCCGCCGGGCGCGACGAGCTCGTGGTCGAAGGCAGCTCCGCCGGCATGACCGGCGCGAAGGAGCGGAGCTACTATTCGTTCGGCGCCCATTTCGTCGAAGTCCGCGTCGACGAGGCGATCGGGCGGATCCGCGTTTCGCGCATCGTCAGCGCCCTCGACTGCGGCCGGATCATCAATCCGAAGACCGCGGCCAGCCAGATCAAGGGCGGCATCATCTTCGGTCTCGGCATGGCGCTGATGGAGGCGGCCGAATTCCATCCGACCCACCACCGCATCGTTGGCGACAATCTCGCCGACTACGCGGTGCCGGTGAATGCCGATGTGCCTGACATCGACGTGATCTTCCTCGACACACCCGACGACGCCTTCAACGAGTTCGGCGCGCGCGGGCTGGGCGAGATCGGCGTGCCCGGCATGGCCGCGGCGATCGCCAATGCGGCGTTCCATGCGACCGGGCGCCGGTTCAGAAGCCTGCCCATCACGCCGGCAGCCATCGTCGGCGCGAGGCCGGGTTGA
- the pknL gene encoding Serine/threonine-protein kinase PknL — translation MADETAAAFGRVPAGTRLNDTYEIDALIAAGGMGEVYRGHLIETGDQVAIKLIRPELVGNEAALALFRKEASALHHLHHEAIIRYFVFAIDPALRRPYLAMEFVDGEPLSELIRRKPLDVEQCLVLARRLAAGLASAHEIGIVHRDISADNVILPGGDIRRAKLIDFGIAKSTLSGATTVIGDGFAGKYNYASPEQLGLFGGVVTAQSDIYSLGLLLAEALRGRPLDMGHSHVETVERRRTVPALDGVDGRLAPLIGAMLQPVPADRPASMQAVRDWTEAPAAQPSGQRRGGRLRDVEAADSGGRRGRPRPRRRRACRDDLGPWPRSRPRYTGPLRGRPVRARAATRARRGEP, via the coding sequence ATGGCTGACGAAACCGCCGCCGCCTTCGGCCGGGTGCCGGCCGGTACGCGGCTCAACGACACCTACGAGATCGATGCGCTGATCGCCGCGGGCGGCATGGGCGAGGTCTATCGCGGCCATCTGATCGAGACCGGCGACCAGGTGGCGATCAAGCTGATCCGGCCCGAGCTCGTCGGCAACGAGGCGGCGCTCGCCCTGTTCCGCAAGGAGGCCTCGGCGCTCCATCACCTGCATCACGAAGCGATCATCCGCTATTTCGTCTTCGCCATCGACCCGGCATTGCGGCGCCCGTATCTCGCCATGGAATTCGTCGACGGCGAACCGCTGTCCGAGCTGATCCGCCGCAAGCCGCTCGACGTCGAGCAGTGCCTGGTCCTCGCCCGCCGGCTGGCCGCGGGCCTCGCCTCGGCGCATGAGATCGGCATCGTCCACCGCGACATTTCCGCCGACAACGTCATCCTGCCCGGTGGCGACATCAGGCGCGCCAAGCTGATCGATTTCGGCATCGCCAAGTCGACCCTCTCGGGCGCGACGACGGTCATCGGCGACGGCTTCGCCGGCAAGTACAATTACGCCTCACCCGAGCAGCTCGGTCTGTTCGGCGGCGTGGTGACGGCGCAATCGGACATCTACAGCCTCGGCCTGCTGTTGGCCGAGGCGCTGCGCGGCCGGCCGCTCGACATGGGCCACAGTCATGTGGAGACGGTCGAGCGGCGGCGCACCGTGCCGGCTCTCGACGGGGTCGACGGGCGGCTGGCCCCGCTGATCGGCGCCATGCTGCAGCCGGTTCCGGCCGACCGGCCGGCCTCGATGCAGGCGGTGCGCGACTGGACCGAGGCGCCGGCGGCGCAGCCCTCGGGCCAGCGCCGCGGCGGCCGCCTGCGCGATGTCGAGGCGGCCGATTCCGGCGGCCGCCGCGGCCGCCCTCGTCCTCGCCGGCGCCGGGCTTGCCGTGATGACCTGGGCCCCTGGCCTCGTTCCCGGCCTCGGTACACCGGACCCCTTCGAGGACGGCCCGTTCGAGCGCGTGCCGCAACGCGGGCGCGTCGCGGGGAGCCCTGA
- a CDS encoding Putative protein phosphatase 2C-type gives MSPGRIQRGPAAPPTAAGASHVGRVRVENQDAFIDRTDIGLWAVADGVGGLADGRLASMSLVEALATIGRPASAADLLAQFEERVWQANRALRRYAAEKAVSLGTTVVALLVHGGVYACLWAGDSRLYLIRGGAISRLSDDHTEAAALLKRGIVTAEEAQSWPRRNIITRAVGVADEIELDMVEGAVETGDVFVLCSDGLTGHLADSEILALVAGRAPRAACEALIETTLARGATDNVTVVVVAVPAARRDPAEMTVLRPKRANGDG, from the coding sequence ATGAGCCCCGGCCGGATCCAGCGTGGCCCGGCAGCGCCTCCGACGGCTGCGGGCGCGAGCCATGTCGGGCGGGTGCGCGTCGAAAACCAGGACGCCTTCATCGACCGCACCGATATCGGCCTCTGGGCGGTCGCCGACGGCGTCGGCGGCCTGGCGGACGGCCGGCTCGCCAGCATGAGCCTCGTCGAGGCGCTGGCGACCATCGGGCGGCCGGCGAGCGCAGCCGACCTGCTCGCCCAGTTCGAGGAGCGGGTCTGGCAGGCGAACCGCGCGCTGCGGCGCTATGCCGCCGAGAAGGCGGTCTCGCTCGGCACCACGGTCGTCGCGCTGCTGGTCCATGGCGGGGTCTATGCCTGCCTCTGGGCCGGCGACAGCCGGCTCTACCTGATCCGCGGCGGCGCCATCAGCCGCCTGTCGGATGACCATACCGAGGCCGCCGCCCTGCTCAAGCGCGGCATCGTCACGGCGGAAGAGGCGCAGAGCTGGCCACGCCGCAACATCATCACGCGGGCGGTCGGCGTCGCCGACGAGATCGAGCTCGACATGGTCGAAGGCGCCGTGGAGACGGGCGACGTCTTCGTGCTCTGTTCGGACGGGCTCACCGGCCATCTCGCCGACAGCGAGATCCTGGCGCTGGTCGCCGGCCGTGCGCCGCGCGCGGCCTGTGAGGCCCTGATCGAAACGACCCTGGCGCGCGGCGCGACCGACAACGTCACCGTCGTCGTCGTGGCAGTGCCGGCGGCCCGGCGCGATCCTGCCGAGATGACCGTCCTCAGGCCGAAGAGGGCGAACGGCGATGGCTGA
- a CDS encoding Intracellular multiplication and human macrophage-killing — protein MKVWLLLVSYVIGALALAALIWFVGPLVAIANLRPLDPAWSRWLAIGLIVAILAAAVVVTIVRRRRAEALLAKGLEGEGAEDAESSGDGEVLAERMKDALQTLRKASGAKGDYLYDLPWYMIIGPPGSGKTTALINAGLKFPLARGRTPAAIAGVGGTRYCDWWFTEEAVLIDTAGRYTTQDSDAKGDQKSWLAFLDLLKENRPKQPINGVIVCISLEDLATAGPEAVRGHADAIRARLLELHERLKVDFPVYAMFTKADLVAGFVEFFGHLNEAGRRVVWGTTFQTDDKTLNKVGDVADEFDLLVERLNLEMVDRLQDEPAPVSKVQVLSFPSQMAACKPAVADFLGRIFEPTRYHANATLRGFYFTSGTQLGTPIDRLIGALSRSFGAEERAAGGYSGLGRSYFLTDLITKVIVGEAGWVSTNRAVVRRMGLARGLGFAAIGLGAAALAGAWWVSFQRNSGLIEETFQSSTRYRQIGEDVSAETVIGDGDLSRPLRHLFHLRTMPAGYAQRDEDAPLAETFGLSQRPRLNSAAESTYQAALERHFRPRILYRLESELRSRPQDAAYAYQALPVYLMLGGREPLVKDQVRTFLRNDWEQGQFRGAANADGRRMLAEHLDALMEFDPPTETRAVALDEALIQETQKTLGRMGVIDRAFELIRAAAAQQRGRDWTAKAKGGQDAARVFEARVGEDLDAVRVPFLFTYDGFHEAFLGRLAEVRAQVERERGLMGEVADQQALQRQFDRLEPALLERYGAEFSRAWTQALGTLRIRSLTADRPGYVTLDAAARATSPLIALFESIREETQLTRERPKPAGAAPQPAPPPRPAFPQGVVPGADIEASFRAMHVVVEAQGGRRPIDDLIKNLSDIHQSLMAMADPAQAAGAAQTFRTHLQSLRGNATRLPPPFSTMMQTAANSFDSDATGTTLARLGQALAEQVTEPCRLATSGRYPFVRGSTSEMALADFEKLFGTNGTIDRFFAANLAPYADTTRREWSWNQTHPVGRQLPVALLRDFQRAAAIRETYMRTGAAGFAFVARPMTMPQGVQSARLEVNGAILAKDAPEPPPPPPQPSALEVLFGQRPRAPPQQPQRPRPPEAPTAMQWPGPAGMQKAAVILVLDQAGRTATLQRDGAWALFRLLEAGTVQRSGETVIASFSVGGRDVAYAINVAAPVNPLTSTLLREFRCPGSR, from the coding sequence ATGAAGGTCTGGCTCCTGCTCGTGTCATACGTGATCGGCGCGCTGGCGCTGGCGGCGCTCATCTGGTTCGTCGGGCCGCTGGTGGCGATCGCCAATCTGCGCCCGCTCGACCCGGCCTGGAGCCGCTGGCTGGCGATCGGCCTGATCGTCGCGATCCTCGCCGCGGCCGTCGTGGTGACTATCGTCCGGCGCCGCCGCGCCGAGGCGCTGCTCGCCAAGGGGCTGGAAGGCGAAGGCGCCGAGGACGCCGAGTCGAGCGGCGACGGCGAGGTGCTGGCCGAGCGGATGAAGGACGCGCTCCAGACCCTGCGCAAGGCCTCCGGCGCAAAGGGCGACTATCTCTACGACCTGCCCTGGTACATGATCATCGGGCCGCCGGGTTCCGGCAAGACGACGGCGCTGATCAATGCCGGGCTGAAATTCCCGCTGGCGCGAGGGCGGACGCCGGCGGCGATCGCCGGCGTCGGCGGCACGCGCTATTGCGACTGGTGGTTCACCGAGGAGGCCGTGCTGATCGACACGGCCGGTCGCTACACCACGCAGGATTCCGATGCGAAGGGCGACCAGAAGAGCTGGCTCGCCTTCCTGGACCTGCTGAAGGAAAACCGGCCGAAGCAGCCGATCAACGGCGTCATCGTCTGCATCAGCCTCGAAGACCTCGCGACGGCCGGTCCGGAGGCCGTGCGCGGCCATGCCGATGCGATCCGGGCCCGGCTGCTCGAGCTGCACGAGCGGCTGAAGGTCGATTTTCCTGTCTACGCCATGTTCACCAAGGCGGATCTCGTTGCCGGCTTCGTGGAGTTTTTCGGCCACCTCAACGAGGCCGGTCGCCGCGTGGTATGGGGCACCACCTTCCAGACCGACGACAAGACGCTGAACAAGGTCGGCGACGTCGCCGACGAATTCGACCTGCTGGTCGAGCGGCTGAACCTTGAAATGGTCGACCGGCTGCAGGACGAGCCGGCGCCGGTCTCCAAGGTGCAGGTGCTGAGCTTTCCGAGCCAGATGGCCGCCTGCAAGCCGGCGGTCGCCGACTTTCTCGGCCGGATCTTCGAGCCGACGCGCTACCATGCCAATGCCACGCTGCGCGGCTTCTATTTCACCTCGGGAACCCAGCTCGGCACGCCGATCGACCGGCTGATCGGCGCGCTCAGCCGGTCGTTCGGGGCCGAGGAGCGGGCGGCGGGTGGCTATTCCGGCCTCGGCAGGAGCTATTTCCTCACCGATCTCATCACCAAGGTGATCGTCGGCGAGGCCGGCTGGGTGTCGACCAACCGGGCCGTGGTCCGGCGCATGGGCCTGGCGCGCGGGCTCGGCTTTGCCGCGATCGGGCTTGGCGCCGCAGCGCTCGCCGGCGCCTGGTGGGTCAGCTTCCAGCGCAACAGCGGGCTGATCGAAGAGACGTTCCAGAGCTCGACGCGCTACCGGCAGATCGGCGAGGACGTCAGCGCCGAGACGGTGATCGGCGACGGCGACCTGTCCCGGCCGCTGCGCCACCTCTTCCATCTGCGCACCATGCCGGCGGGATATGCCCAGCGCGACGAGGATGCGCCGCTCGCCGAGACCTTCGGCCTTAGCCAGAGGCCGCGGCTCAATTCGGCCGCCGAGAGTACCTACCAGGCCGCGCTCGAGCGGCATTTCCGGCCGCGCATCCTCTACCGGCTGGAGAGCGAGCTGCGCAGCCGGCCGCAGGATGCCGCCTATGCCTACCAGGCGCTGCCGGTCTATCTGATGCTGGGCGGGCGCGAGCCGCTGGTGAAGGACCAGGTCAGGACCTTCCTGCGCAATGACTGGGAGCAGGGCCAGTTCCGCGGTGCCGCCAATGCCGATGGCCGGCGCATGCTGGCCGAACATCTCGACGCGCTCATGGAGTTCGATCCGCCGACCGAGACGCGGGCTGTCGCGCTCGACGAGGCGCTGATCCAGGAGACCCAGAAGACGCTCGGCCGGATGGGCGTGATCGATCGCGCCTTCGAGCTGATCCGCGCCGCCGCCGCCCAGCAGCGCGGCCGCGACTGGACCGCCAAGGCCAAGGGCGGGCAGGACGCCGCGCGCGTCTTCGAGGCGCGCGTCGGCGAGGATCTCGACGCGGTGCGCGTGCCCTTCCTGTTCACCTATGACGGTTTCCACGAGGCCTTTCTCGGCCGCCTCGCCGAGGTGCGCGCCCAGGTCGAGCGTGAGCGCGGGCTGATGGGCGAGGTGGCCGACCAGCAGGCGCTGCAGCGTCAGTTCGACCGGCTCGAGCCGGCCCTGCTCGAACGCTACGGCGCCGAGTTCAGCCGCGCCTGGACCCAGGCGCTCGGCACGCTGCGCATCCGCTCGCTGACCGCCGACCGGCCGGGCTATGTGACGCTGGACGCGGCGGCGCGGGCCACCTCGCCGCTGATCGCACTGTTCGAATCGATCCGCGAGGAGACCCAGCTCACCCGCGAGCGCCCGAAGCCGGCGGGGGCCGCGCCACAGCCGGCGCCGCCGCCGCGGCCGGCCTTCCCGCAAGGCGTGGTGCCCGGCGCCGACATCGAAGCCTCGTTCCGCGCCATGCATGTCGTGGTCGAGGCCCAGGGCGGGCGGCGGCCGATCGACGACCTCATCAAGAACCTGAGCGACATCCACCAGTCGCTGATGGCCATGGCCGATCCCGCGCAGGCCGCGGGCGCGGCCCAGACCTTCAGGACGCATCTGCAGTCGCTGCGCGGCAATGCGACACGCCTGCCGCCGCCCTTCTCGACCATGATGCAGACCGCCGCCAATTCGTTCGATTCGGACGCGACCGGAACCACGCTGGCACGGCTCGGCCAGGCGCTGGCCGAGCAGGTCACCGAACCCTGCCGGCTGGCCACCAGCGGCCGCTATCCCTTCGTGCGCGGGTCGACCAGCGAAATGGCGCTCGCCGATTTCGAGAAGCTGTTCGGCACCAACGGCACGATCGACCGTTTCTTCGCGGCCAATCTCGCGCCCTATGCGGATACGACCCGGCGCGAATGGAGCTGGAACCAGACCCATCCCGTCGGGCGGCAATTGCCGGTTGCGCTGCTGCGCGACTTCCAGCGCGCGGCGGCGATCCGCGAGACCTATATGCGCACGGGCGCCGCAGGCTTTGCCTTCGTCGCCCGGCCGATGACCATGCCCCAGGGCGTGCAGTCGGCGCGGCTCGAAGTGAACGGCGCGATCCTGGCCAAGGACGCGCCGGAGCCGCCGCCCCCGCCGCCGCAACCCTCGGCGCTGGAAGTGCTGTTCGGCCAGCGCCCGCGGGCGCCGCCGCAGCAGCCGCAGCGGCCCCGGCCGCCGGAGGCGCCGACCGCCATGCAGTGGCCGGGACCGGCCGGCATGCAGAAGGCGGCGGTCATCCTGGTCCTGGACCAGGCCGGGCGCACCGCGACCCTGCAGCGCGACGGTGCCTGGGCGCTGTTCCGCCTGCTCGAAGCCGGCACCGTCCAGCGCAGCGGCGAAACCGTCATCGCCAGCTTTTCGGTCGGCGGCCGCGACGTCGCCTATGCGATCAATGTCGCCGCGCCCGTCAATCCGCTAACCTCGACATTGTTGCGCGAATTCCGTTGTCCCGGCAGCCGGTGA
- the yiaD_1 gene encoding putative lipoprotein YiaD precursor has protein sequence MLLKRDVPVAPNDNVLLEAAGPLLLLLGRLRASLMQARFADLMDQVADAIDGFERQVLGHGVAAETASDAKYALAATADDIVQNIPSEDRPIWTQYSMLSRFFGERVGGVRFFEKLDKAKLDPLRNYDLLELMYTCLAIGFQGIHRTSGGGAATLQTIQRNLYETLRRVRPRTELDLSPHWRGQDLPPAAVGFRVPLWSVAAVAAAVLGVTYITLRLLLAGSADMVAGELRRVVPDGPVALLRSRPVAPPPPPPASTQLDCIKAGLATEIASGKLSVVESANAVILRVGAFASFASGQATVLDSFRPIAEKMGQILERQPGAIRVIGHSDATRIATARFPSNWHLSVERAQAVANLIRPALSQPQRIEVEGKGADQPLDSNDTNEGRARNRRVELMIPRDRATSCR, from the coding sequence ATGCTGCTGAAACGCGACGTGCCGGTCGCGCCGAACGACAATGTGCTGCTGGAGGCAGCAGGGCCGCTGCTGCTGCTGCTCGGCCGGCTGCGGGCCTCGCTCATGCAGGCTCGCTTCGCGGACCTGATGGATCAGGTGGCCGATGCGATCGACGGCTTCGAGCGCCAGGTGCTCGGCCATGGCGTGGCCGCCGAGACGGCGAGCGACGCCAAATATGCGCTGGCCGCCACCGCCGACGACATCGTCCAGAACATTCCGTCCGAGGACCGGCCGATCTGGACCCAGTACAGCATGCTCTCGCGTTTCTTCGGCGAGCGCGTCGGCGGCGTGCGCTTCTTCGAAAAGCTCGACAAGGCCAAGCTCGATCCCTTGCGCAACTACGATCTGCTCGAGCTGATGTATACCTGCCTCGCCATCGGCTTCCAGGGCATCCACCGCACATCCGGCGGCGGCGCCGCGACGCTGCAGACGATCCAGCGCAATCTCTACGAGACGCTGAGGCGGGTCAGGCCGCGCACCGAGCTCGACCTGTCGCCGCACTGGCGTGGCCAGGACCTGCCGCCGGCGGCCGTCGGCTTCCGCGTGCCGCTCTGGTCGGTGGCGGCGGTCGCCGCGGCGGTGCTGGGCGTGACCTATATCACCTTGCGGCTGCTGCTCGCCGGCTCCGCCGACATGGTCGCGGGCGAATTGAGGCGCGTCGTGCCGGACGGGCCCGTCGCTCTCCTGCGCAGCCGCCCGGTCGCTCCGCCGCCGCCACCGCCGGCCTCGACCCAGCTCGACTGCATCAAGGCCGGTCTCGCCACCGAGATCGCCAGCGGCAAGCTCAGCGTGGTGGAAAGCGCCAATGCGGTGATCCTGAGGGTCGGGGCCTTCGCATCCTTCGCCTCCGGCCAGGCGACCGTGCTCGACAGCTTCCGCCCGATCGCCGAAAAGATGGGCCAGATCCTGGAGCGCCAGCCGGGCGCCATCCGGGTCATCGGCCATTCCGACGCGACGCGCATCGCCACCGCCCGCTTTCCGTCGAACTGGCATCTGTCGGTCGAACGGGCCCAGGCCGTCGCCAACCTGATCCGGCCGGCGCTCAGCCAGCCGCAACGCATCGAGGTCGAGGGCAAGGGCGCCGACCAGCCGCTCGACAGCAACGACACCAACGAGGGCAGGGCACGCAACCGGCGTGTCGAGCTGATGATCCCGCGCGACCGCGCGACATCCTGCCGATGA